The following coding sequences are from one Homalodisca vitripennis isolate AUS2020 chromosome 7, UT_GWSS_2.1, whole genome shotgun sequence window:
- the LOC124366529 gene encoding zwei Ig domain protein zig-8-like, whose protein sequence is MFLFLVVMSLFRQLSCETEPGNDDAHIESLLQMLFYESTFSPPPAVSTTQRILPYFETTTTAANLTTQLGNSVTFHCRVNDLVDEASVSWLRRRDGQLHLLSVGVEVYSTDGRFTAAFASPNDWQLRLTTAQDRDQGFYECQVSSHPPIVFTVYLQVVVPELEIADERGLPIRNKFYNAGSTIELKCIISRVSEPSNLITWTHGTRVLNFDTSRGGISVKTDVIAGGAKSRLFIANARTVDSGNYTCSLAELASATVTVHVLNGETPAAMQHGASTTPLPSLFLCVLLLLLSTR, encoded by the exons GCAATGATGACGCGCACATCGAATCTCTTCTGCAGATGCTATTTTACGAGTCTACGTTCTCTCCACCTCCCGCTGTCTCTACGACACAACGCATACTCCCATACTTTGAGACTACGACCACTGCTGCCAACCTTACCACACAACTCGGCAACTCCGTCACATTCCACTGCCGAGTCAACGATCTTGTTGACGAAGCTTCG gttTCGTGGCTACGAAGACGCGACGGGCAACTTCACCTCCTCTCAGTGGGAGTGGAGGTGTACAGCACCGATGGCCGGTTCACAGCAGCCTTCGCCTCTCCCAATGACTGGCAACTGCGCCTCACAACCGCCCAGGACCGGGACCAGGGCTTCTACGAGTGTCAGGTGTCCTCACATCCCCCCATAGTCTTCACTGTGTATCTCCAGGTAGTCG TGCCGGAACTTGAAATCGCAGACGAGAGGGGTCTGCCCATCAGAAACAAGTTCTACAACGCTGGTAGCACCATAGAACTCAAATGTATCATCAGCAGGGTTTCAGAACCAAGCAATCTGATCACTTGGACCCATGGGACTCGAGTTCTCAACTTTGACACATCCAGAGGCGGAATAAG TGTCAAGACCGATGTGATTGCTGGAGGAGCCAAGAGTCGTCTGTTTATAGCCAACGCTCGCACTGTGGACTCTGGAAACTACACTTGCTCTCTCGCTGAGCTCGCCTCTGCTACAGTAACTGTACACGTCCTCAATG GGGAGACACCAGCGGCTATGCAGCATGGCGCCAGCACCACCCCTCTCCCATCATTGTTTCTTTGTGTCCTCCTGTTGTTATTGTCCACGAGATAA